The region cacattattgctttaaataacataatgtagtAGCCTATATAAATTATAATCCACTATTTATCTATACATGCTGAAGTCAATTCAGTTACCATTTTAGTAGTGTTTGGTGTTGTTTTTGTTAGGTCTCTGCATTTCGTAACCGATTGTTAAGTTTATGATTTTCAATGAATAGAAACGGCAACGTACTCGAGTCCAACGATACGTTAATCTTGCCGTTGAACTAACTTATAATGTCTACTTGTACACAGCTCAATTGGTACTAATTTCAACAtttgggttttttattttttatattcattttcagACACAATGATTAGACCCAAGCGACAAAGGGATTTGCTTCCACGTCCATTCTGCAAATATTGTAAAAGAAGATTTATCAACAATATTCCTCGTTATAAATCACATCTTCGCAGCCATGAGCTAAGCATTAAACCTTACTGGTACAacaacccaaatttaaaacccaAAGCTGGTTGTGTCAAGCTACGGATCAACACGGTGCGAAAGAGGAGAAGTGGAGATGGCGATGTACTACAGAGGAATTTGTATCATCAGGACTCACATGAGAATATCGTGTATACGGATACCCGTGATTGTGACAAGTCGTCTAATTATATATCTGCAGAGTCTATGCATGGACTTTCGCATACAGGAGACAAACCTCATCAACGTGGatactgcaacaaatcattcaatcAATTATATAATATGACGAGACATGAagtgattcatacaggagagaaacctcatcaatgtagctactgcaataaATCATTCAGTCGATTGTATAATATGGAGAGACATGAACTGATTCATATGGATGAGAAACCTCATAAAGGCAGCTATTTGCAACAATTCACTCAACATATTGAGCAACAGGAAACAGCTAGTATGAAAATGATAACGGAAGAAAACCCTCATAAGTGTAGCCACTGCCACAAATCATTCAGTCGATTATATAATAAGAAgcgacatgaaatgattcatacgggtgagaaacctcataaatgcagTTATTGCTATAAATCATTCAACATCTTGAGCAACATGAAACATCATGAAATGCTCCATACAGCAGAGCccaaacctcataaatgtagctattgcaacaaatcattcagccaattaGGAAGCAAGAAAgatcatgaaatgattcatacaggagagaaacctcatcaatgtagctattgcaacaaatcattcagtcgATTACGTAGTAAGAAACGACATGAATTGATTCATACGggtgagaaacctcatcaatgtagttATTGCAACCGATCATTCAATATCTTGAGCAACAAGGTACAGCATGAAATgcttcatacaggagagaaacctcataaatgtagctactgccaCACGTCATTCAACATATTGAGCAAGAAGAAACAGCATGAAAAGACGCATACGGGAGAAAACttgaaacctcataaatgtagctattgcaacaaatcattcagtcaATTGGgagacaagaaacaacatgaaaagattcataccggtgagaaacctcataaatgtagctactgcaacaaattaTTCAGTCGAATGTATAACAAAAATAGACATGAACTGATTCATACGGgcgagaaacctcatcaatgtagctattgcagcCAATCATTCAACAACTTGAGCAACAAGAAACAGCATGAAATGCTTCATACAGCGGACAAACCTCATAAATATAGCTTCTGCAATAAATCATTCAGCCAATTAGGAaacaagaaagaacatgaaaggattcatacaggagagaaatctCATAAATTCAGCTACAAGTCGTTCAGCCAATTGGGACACAAGAAACAACACGGAATGTTACATACAGGAGAAAAGCTTCatcaatgtagctactgcaataaATCATTCAGTCGATTATATAATATGGAGAGACATGAACTGATTCATACGgaagagaaacctcatcaatgtagctactgcaacaaatcattcaatcGATTATATAATATGGAGAGACATGAACTGATTCATACGGaatcagggacagacttaggtttcagttttctactggccctccgggcca is a window of Amphiura filiformis chromosome 2, Afil_fr2py, whole genome shotgun sequence DNA encoding:
- the LOC140139347 gene encoding uncharacterized protein, encoding MIRPKRQRDLLPRPFCKYCKRRFINNIPRYKSHLRSHELSIKPYWYNNPNLKPKAGCVKLRINTVRKRRSGDGDVLQRNLYHQDSHENIVYTDTRDCDKSSNYISAESMHGLSHTGDKPHQRGYCNKSFNQLYNMTRHEVIHTGEKPHQCSYCNKSFSRLYNMERHELIHMDEKPHKGSYLQQFTQHIEQQETASMKMITEENPHKCSHCHKSFSRLYNKKRHEMIHTGEKPHKCSYCYKSFNILSNMKHHEMLHTAEPKPHKCSYCNKSFSQLGSKKDHEMIHTGEKPHQCSYCNKSFSRLRSKKRHELIHTGEKPHQCSYCNRSFNILSNKVQHEMLHTGEKPHKCSYCHTSFNILSKKKQHEKTHTGENLKPHKCSYCNKSFSQLGDKKQHEKIHTGEKPHKCSYCNKLFSRMYNKNRHELIHTGEKPHQCSYCSQSFNNLSNKKQHEMLHTADKPHKYSFCNKSFSQLGNKKEHERIHTGEKSHKFSYKSFSQLGHKKQHGMLHTGEKLHQCSYCNKSFSRLYNMERHELIHTEEKPHQCSYCNKSFNRLYNMERHELIHTESGTDLADLIIRQAHHTLDSRIGILHDYFLFYTNDDGFSTIPANA